From the Pedobacter cryoconitis genome, one window contains:
- a CDS encoding SusC/RagA family TonB-linked outer membrane protein has product MTKFFILKPMGLALRQKIICLSVMLCVGTALQLNAKELKEIHHYLMAPAIDVRGKVLDEKGIGIPGVSIKVKNTVKTTTTDNDGNFSLKGLPDDAILIVSYIGYTTQETKVNAGNLLIKLVPKLQDLDEVVVVGYGTAKKSDLTGAVGTVKAEALQERPASSLNQSLSGRVSGVNVSSNSGRPGGRANIRIRGVSSLSVSNNPLYVIDGVILNAVDLRNGSTPIDYLNPNDIASIEVLKDASSTAIYGARGANGVIMVTTKRGTSGGGRITYDADFSIGVLPRKLEVLNSKEFLAVEDLAYANAQKYDPIGWATGTKYTDPKTKRTNPKLFDAQGNPLYDTDWQEESFQKALTQNHQLGITDGNEKSSFGAFVNYRNQEGLARGSWQKRYAGRFVFDSQIKSWLKVGGTMGYTDQNEKQVDQLDGGGITMMRQVLEALPIIPVKYADGSWASNRDYPGMEGGDSPLRVAADRLSFLRTQTFLGNMYATIHLAAGLDFKSTIGTNIITQREDYFAAKGMQYISDNGDASVNNNKYNSWQFENYLTYTKQFSKIHSISAMGGVSWQHIDRFESQASTQGFSDSYFLYNNLGAGSSPQAPSSIGLAYGLNSYFARLNYSLMNKYLVTLTGRADGSSKFGKENQYAFFPSAALAWKVMEEDFMKSIPVISNLKVRTSYGATGNSEIPAYRALAGMGNYNVIFDGVRNIGIGTNRMANAALQWEKTKQLDFGLEVGLFANRLNFELDLYRREVNGMLLDSPLPYSSGYGSIFSNVGSMENKGIEFSVNSTNIKTDNFSWSTTFNISVNKNKVLALASGDIFSGNGIIREGEPVGSFFGRVNLGTWGSNEAQEAKKYNMLPGDIKYKDINNDGRINDLDRTIIGKGIPDGYGTLLNTFQYKAWSLTVDLQYMYGNDVLDRSIHSAEDRQGIANSYKTVLNAWTETNQNTPIAQIRPINAYYTTNNDSHKVTDGSFIRGRNLLLAYTFPSKTVSALKLNRLRVYGSVQNFFLLTKYKGYDPEVSNSGAPFDQGLALYDYPKPRVFMLGINIAL; this is encoded by the coding sequence ATGACCAAGTTTTTCATCCTGAAGCCTATGGGGCTGGCTTTGCGCCAAAAAATCATTTGCCTTTCCGTAATGCTATGTGTGGGAACTGCATTGCAGCTAAATGCAAAAGAGCTGAAAGAAATTCATCATTATCTAATGGCTCCTGCTATTGATGTCCGGGGTAAAGTGTTGGATGAAAAGGGTATTGGGATACCCGGAGTGAGCATTAAGGTAAAGAATACCGTAAAAACGACTACAACTGATAATGATGGTAATTTCAGTTTAAAGGGGTTGCCTGATGATGCAATCCTGATTGTTTCTTATATAGGTTACACTACACAGGAGACTAAAGTTAATGCTGGTAACCTGCTCATTAAACTAGTTCCGAAACTTCAGGATTTGGATGAGGTGGTTGTGGTTGGTTATGGAACGGCTAAAAAATCAGACTTAACAGGGGCAGTAGGTACTGTTAAGGCTGAAGCGTTACAAGAACGTCCCGCTTCTTCTTTGAATCAGAGTTTGTCTGGCCGGGTTTCTGGTGTTAACGTATCTTCAAATTCAGGCCGGCCTGGTGGCAGGGCAAACATCCGTATCCGGGGCGTAAGTTCTTTGAGTGTTTCAAACAATCCTTTATATGTTATTGACGGGGTTATATTAAATGCGGTGGACTTAAGAAATGGAAGTACCCCGATTGATTACCTGAATCCGAATGATATTGCTTCAATTGAAGTATTGAAAGATGCTTCTTCCACAGCAATATATGGGGCACGTGGAGCGAATGGGGTAATTATGGTGACCACAAAACGTGGAACTTCTGGCGGCGGAAGGATAACTTATGATGCAGATTTCAGCATAGGTGTACTGCCGCGAAAGCTTGAAGTCCTGAATTCAAAAGAATTTTTAGCAGTGGAGGACCTGGCTTATGCAAACGCCCAAAAATATGATCCGATTGGATGGGCGACGGGTACAAAATATACTGATCCTAAAACCAAACGTACTAATCCAAAGCTATTCGACGCACAAGGAAATCCTTTGTATGATACAGATTGGCAAGAGGAGTCATTTCAAAAAGCCTTAACGCAAAATCACCAGCTTGGAATTACGGATGGCAATGAAAAAAGCAGCTTTGGTGCATTTGTGAACTATCGTAATCAGGAAGGGCTGGCAAGAGGCTCCTGGCAAAAAAGATATGCCGGCCGTTTTGTGTTTGATAGCCAGATTAAGAGTTGGCTAAAGGTTGGGGGAACCATGGGGTATACCGATCAGAATGAAAAGCAGGTTGACCAGCTTGATGGAGGAGGGATAACAATGATGCGCCAGGTTTTAGAGGCACTCCCTATTATTCCGGTAAAATATGCGGATGGATCATGGGCGAGTAACAGAGATTATCCGGGGATGGAAGGTGGGGACAGTCCATTAAGAGTAGCGGCTGACAGGTTATCTTTTTTACGCACACAAACTTTCCTGGGTAACATGTATGCCACGATCCACCTGGCTGCCGGACTAGATTTCAAATCAACAATCGGAACCAATATCATTACCCAAAGAGAGGATTACTTTGCAGCGAAAGGGATGCAGTACATTTCGGACAATGGGGATGCCAGTGTAAATAATAATAAGTACAATTCATGGCAGTTTGAGAATTATCTGACTTATACGAAGCAATTCTCTAAAATCCATTCGATAAGTGCTATGGGAGGGGTGTCCTGGCAGCATATTGATCGTTTTGAAAGCCAGGCGAGTACACAGGGTTTCAGCGATTCCTACTTTTTGTACAATAATTTAGGGGCAGGTTCCAGTCCGCAGGCGCCATCTTCTATTGGCCTGGCCTATGGGTTGAACTCGTACTTTGCCAGATTGAACTATAGTTTAATGAATAAGTATCTGGTGACCCTGACAGGCCGGGCAGATGGTTCTTCGAAATTTGGAAAAGAAAATCAATATGCCTTTTTCCCTTCTGCTGCACTGGCCTGGAAGGTAATGGAAGAAGATTTCATGAAAAGTATACCGGTCATCTCCAATTTAAAAGTACGTACAAGTTACGGGGCTACGGGTAATTCTGAAATTCCGGCTTACCGTGCACTTGCAGGCATGGGCAATTATAATGTGATTTTTGATGGGGTACGTAATATTGGTATAGGTACCAACCGGATGGCAAATGCTGCGTTGCAATGGGAAAAAACAAAACAACTTGATTTCGGTCTGGAAGTGGGTTTATTTGCTAACCGTTTGAATTTTGAACTGGATCTTTACCGCAGAGAAGTAAACGGTATGTTACTGGATTCGCCTTTACCATACAGCAGTGGATATGGCAGTATTTTCTCCAATGTAGGAAGTATGGAGAACAAGGGGATTGAATTTAGTGTCAACTCTACCAATATCAAAACTGATAATTTTTCCTGGAGTACTACATTCAATATTTCTGTAAATAAGAACAAAGTGCTTGCTTTAGCCAGTGGCGATATATTTTCTGGTAATGGGATCATCAGAGAGGGAGAGCCTGTAGGGTCTTTTTTTGGCAGAGTAAACCTTGGAACCTGGGGCAGCAATGAAGCACAGGAGGCAAAGAAGTATAATATGTTACCGGGTGATATCAAATATAAAGACATCAATAATGATGGTAGGATCAATGATTTAGACCGGACAATTATTGGTAAGGGGATACCTGATGGTTATGGTACACTACTCAATACTTTCCAGTATAAGGCCTGGTCACTGACCGTAGATCTACAATATATGTATGGTAATGATGTACTGGACAGGAGTATTCACTCGGCTGAAGACAGACAAGGGATCGCGAATAGTTACAAAACAGTATTAAATGCATGGACAGAAACGAATCAGAATACACCTATTGCACAAATTCGTCCAATCAATGCCTATTATACAACTAATAATGACAGCCATAAGGTGACTGATGGATCATTTATCCGCGGACGTAATTTACTGCTGGCTTATACTTTTCCTTCAAAGACTGTTTCTGCCCTGAAACTAAATCGTTTGAGGGTTTACGGATCTGTTCAGAATTTTTTCCTGCTGACTAAATACAAGGGATATGATCCTGAAGTTTCTAATTCTGGTGCTCCTTTCGATCAGGGATTGGCATTGTATGATTATCCGAAGCCAAGGGTATTTATGCTTGGGATTAATATCGCCTTATAA